From a single Aspergillus puulaauensis MK2 DNA, chromosome 2, nearly complete sequence genomic region:
- a CDS encoding uncharacterized protein (COG:S;~EggNog:ENOG410PM21) — MAVVDGEAPLPLRHPAKPLPFELVQHVAIFFEERLHTQALNLLLDVLSSDPNASASIFIPSPQHLALAATFLVHPSTTARPKTTEEEEAPNVSLRLLRLVNSLVGPRNAALNTAFTFTHFETSRHGTRRYLDNTSTNTPTGHGDKRLNLDRDIDINLAQSASVWSRAEDFWHAVGWALNCSVLHPARWECWRIWLELMCEVLEDDWAERRIERERNPSDDDGILKESMIARYILASNAGFGRNRRMLRAIFADGGATAVNEFREVFHHELKLSRKKTTEDKEPRKREAVVDIDAEEYGDFYLTSDHDEDGASSGRESKRPRRGTVTRSRKPTSTPKSNRNSEAATPDPTLASSLLGDANSLALRQRLLHLLSTVAHALPADFMKLRDLYDLLVENIRPLPLPIYQSFISPLALPYFSPEAYSTLCECLLYCLRESTAANSDDEYLNQSKLEKCFLPYATATASLSDNVKMSLTLEALLILLADSNMLHITDETKLLTKKGIIKRAEKAQLETRKNQFARMSEDLEWSWLGESAERLTFLVEEVIPSSTDATGSS; from the exons ATGGCCGTTGTAGATGGAGAGGCCCCTCTGCCTCTACGCCACCCTGCGAAACCCCTCCCGTTCGAGTTGGTCCAACATGTCGCCATCTTTTTTGAGGAGAGACTCC ATACGCAGGcactcaacctcctcctggATGTCCTAAGCTCTGACCCGAACGCGTCTGCGTCTATCTTCATCCCGTCCCCGCAACATCTCGCCCTCGCTGCCACCTTCCTCGTtcacccctccaccaccgcccgGCCTAAGACaacagaggaggaagaagcaccGAATGTATCTCTCCGCCTGCTACGGTTGGTGAATAGCCTTGTCGGGCCTAGGAATGCTGCATTGAATACTGCCTTTACATTTACTCATTTTGAGACTTCACGACATGGTACACGGCGTTATTTAGACAACACCTCGACGAACACGCCGACGGGTCACGGCGACAAGAGGCTGAACCTGGACCGAGATATTGATATTAATCTGGCACAGTCAGCCTCTGTTTGGTCGCGGGCCGAGGACTTTTGGCATGCTGTAGGCTGGGCGTTAAACTGCTCTGTCTTGCACCCTGCCCGGTGGGAGTGCTGGCGTATCTGGCTGGAGCTCATGTGCGAGGTTCTGGAAGATGACTGGGCAGAGCGCCGAAtcgaaagggaaagaaacccCTCTGATGACGATGGAATCTTGAAAGAAAGCATGATAGCCCGCTACATCCTCGCTTCCAATGCTGGTTTCGGTCGCAACCGTCGCATGCTGCGCGCCATATTCGCCGACGGTGGAGCAACTGCGGTCAATGAATTCCGCGAGGTTTTCCACCATGAATTGAAGCTATCGCGGAAGAAAACCACTGAGGACAAGGAaccaagaaaaagagaggCAGTGGTCGATATCGACGCAGAAGAATACGGCGACTTCTACCTCACAAGTGACCACGACGAAGACGGTGCTTCCTCCGGCCGCGAGTCAAAACGCCCACGCAGAGGTACAGTTACCAGGTCAAGAAAACCTACTAGTACCCCTAAATCCAACCGAAATTCCGAGGCCGCAACACCAGACCCAACTCTTGCATCGTCTCTCCTAGGCGACGCCAACTCTCTTGCTCTCCGCCAAcgtctcctccacctcctttCCACTGTTGCTCATGCCCTTCCAGCCGATTTCATGAAACTTCGAGACCTCTACGACCTCTTAGTTGAGAATATCcgccctctgcctctcccaatCTATCAATCCTTCATCTCCCCTCTCGCCCTCCCCTACTTCTCTCCGGAAGCCTATTCAACCCTCTGCGAATGCCTCCTCTACTGCCTCCGCGAGTCCACTGCCGCCAACTCGGACGATGAATACCTCAACCAGTCCAAACTTGAGAAATGCTTCCTTCCCTACGCAACCGCAACTGCATCCCTCTCGGATAACGTCAAAATGTCCCTTACCCTGGaagccctcctcatcctcctaGCAGATAGTAACATGCTCCATATCACAGATGAGACAAAGCTACTCACGAAAAAGGGAATCATAAAACGCGCGGAAAAGGCTCAGCTTgagacgaggaagaatcAATTCGCCCGGATGTCAGAAGACCTGGAGTGGAGTTGGCTGGGTGAGAGTGCTGAAAGATTGACCTTTCTAGTTGAGGAGGTGATCCCGTCAAGTACAGATGCTACAGGCTCGTCATAA
- a CDS encoding ORMDL family protein (BUSCO:EOG09264F60;~COG:S;~EggNog:ENOG410PI6A;~InterPro:IPR007203;~PFAM:PF04061;~TransMembrane:3 (o68-84i96-114o167-187i);~go_component: GO:0005789 - endoplasmic reticulum membrane [Evidence IEA];~go_component: GO:0016021 - integral component of membrane [Evidence IEA]): MPRAISFPPEVDTGPHRLAPDNNMSQNKAGRRRRSSSLIYQEPAESIEHTSDQAALPNLNANWVNAKGAWTIHFVLIAALKIFYDILPGVSQETSWTLTNISYMFGSFLMFHWVRGIPFEFNAGAYDNLNMWEQIDNGDQYTPAKKFLLCVPICLFLLSTHYTHYDITYFVINFLATLGVVLPKLPFSHRLRIGLFSDIEE, from the exons ATGCCCCGTGCCATCTCCTTCCCACCGGAGGTCGATACAGGACCGCACCGGTTGGCCCCGGACAATAACATGTCCCAGAACAAAGCTggaagacggaggagatCGAGCAGTCTGATTTACCAAGAGCCCGCCGAGTCCATTGAGCACACCAGCGACCAGGCCGCCCTTCCGAATCTGAATGCGAACTGGGTTAATGCTAAGG GTGCATGGACTATCCATTTCGTCTTGATCGCGGCTTTGAAGATCTTCTACGATATTCTCCCCGGCGTTTCGCAGGAGACATCATGGACTCTCACAAACATCAGCTACATGTTTGGCTCCTTCCTCATGTTCCACTGGGTGCGGGGTATTCCGTTCGAGTTCAACGCTGGCGCTTACGATAATCTGAACATGTGGGAGCAAATCGACAACGGGGACCAGTATACCCCGGCTAAGAAGTTCCTGCTTTGTGTACCAatctgcctcttcctcctcagtaCACATTACACCCATTACGACATTACATATTTCGTCATCAATTTCCTAGCTACCTTGGGAGTGGTCCTCCCTAAACTACCCTTT TCACACCGATTGCGGATAGGTCTCTTTTCTGATATTGAAGAGTAG
- the MSRB2 gene encoding peptide-methionine (R)-S-oxide reductase (BUSCO:EOG09264NEF;~COG:O;~EggNog:ENOG410PPVG;~InterPro:IPR011057,IPR028427,IPR002579;~PFAM:PF01641;~go_function: GO:0016671 - oxidoreductase activity, acting on a sulfur group of donors, disulfide as acceptor [Evidence IEA];~go_function: GO:0033743 - peptide-methionine (R)-S-oxide reductase activity [Evidence IEA];~go_process: GO:0006979 - response to oxidative stress [Evidence IEA];~go_process: GO:0030091 - protein repair [Evidence IEA];~go_process: GO:0055114 - oxidation-reduction process [Evidence IEA]), with product MRLLQASLRIFASPLIRFPAVRSQLIPPPTSATKVILKSAPAIPFLGSFFSSRSQSESQTSKMAPPPDNRSEDEWRAVLNPEQFRILRQKGTERPGTGEYDSHYPSQGVYTCAGCNAPLYKSTHKFKSGCGWPAYFDSIPGAVARHTDSSFGMERTEITCTNCGGHLGHVFKGEGYPTPTDERHCVNSISLKFTEGEGGGAKAKA from the exons ATGCGCCTTCTCCAGGCCTCCCTCCGCATCTTCGCATCGCCCCTCATCCGATTCCCAGCCGTCCGTTCCCAACTCATCCCTCCCCCGACTTCTGCTACCAAAGTCATCCTCAAGTCGGCTCCCGCTATTCCATTTCTGGgctccttcttcagctcTCGCTCCCAGTCCGAGTCTCAGACTAGCAAAATGGCTCCGCCTCCGGACAACCGTAGCGAGGATGAGTGGCGCGCTGTGCTGAATCCAG AGCAattccgcatcctccgccagaAAGGCACGGAACGGCCTGGCACAGGTGAATACGACTCTCACTACCCTTCTCAAGGTGTCTATACCTGCGCAGGCTGCAACGCACCTCTATACAAGTCAACCCACAAATTCAAGTCTGGCTGTGGGTGGCCCGCGTACTTTGATTCCATCCCGGGAGCCGTGGCAAGACACACGGATAGCTCGTtcgggatggagaggacgGAGATTACTTGTACGAACTGTGGGGGTCATTTAGGCCACGTCTTCAAGGGTGAGGGGTATCCGACCCCGACTGATGAGAGACATTGTGTGAACAGTATTAGTTTGAAGTTTACTGAAGGGGAGGGGGGCGGGGCGAAGGCCAAGGCGTGA
- a CDS encoding TauD/TfdA dioxygenase family protein (COG:I;~EggNog:ENOG410PW4W;~InterPro:IPR042098,IPR003819;~PFAM:PF02668;~go_function: GO:0016491 - oxidoreductase activity [Evidence IEA];~go_process: GO:0055114 - oxidation-reduction process [Evidence IEA]): MGYPKGTGPEFQVVYADEKVGNLRDLLGSRTNYDLWHVDQTFTPNTPGITFFWVLEVPASGGGDTAFTSLTAAYNALSPAFREGLHHLKLLHTSASVGEIARVGQERALKEAVKTEHPLVISHPVTKKPVLFVNPTIARQVVGYKPSESEMLLGFLHDHIRSLDFSCRVSWEKGTVVVWDQRTTAHSAVPDFKDGERRHMVRIISYGGQPQPL; this comes from the exons ATGGGCTATCCTAAGGGCACTGGTCCGGAATTCCAGGTGGTGTATGCTGACGAGAAAGT AGGAAATCTTCGAGATCTCTTGGGCTCGAGGACAAACTACGATTTGTGGCATGTTGACCAGACCTTTACCCCCAACACACCTGGCATTACCTTCTTTTGGGTTCTCGAGGTGCCCGCatcgggaggaggagatacAGCCTTTACCTCGCTGACTGCGGCTTATAACGCACTCTCACCAGCATTTCGCGAAGGCCTCCACCATCTGAAGCTCCTGCATACCAGTGCCAGCGTTGGCGAGATTGCCCGAGTAGGTCAAGAAAGGGCGCTCAAGGAGGCCGTCAAAACGGAGCACCCGCTAGTTATATCACACCCAGTGACAAAAAAGCCTGTGTTGTTTGTCAACCCGACGATCGCCCGCCAGGTTGTCGGATATAAGCCGAGCGAGTCAGAGATGCTGCTGGGTTTCCTTCACGATCATATTAGATCATTGGACTTTTCGTGCAGAGTATCTTGGGAGAAAGGGACCGTTGTTGTTTGGGATCAGAGGACAACTGCTCATTCAGCAGTTCCAGACTTCAAAGACGGAGAGCGCCGTCATATGGTCCGTATTATCTCGTATGGAGGCCAACCCCAGCCTTTGTAG
- a CDS encoding uncharacterized protein (COG:I;~EggNog:ENOG410PW4W;~InterPro:IPR042098), whose product MAAEPLYPAYLPVRPEGFTATLDVPAFDAEEPGLRADPELPDILSSKAALKNITPRVGTEIHSLQLSQLTAAGLDQVALLAAQRGVLVFVS is encoded by the coding sequence ATGGCTGCGGAACCGCTATATCCCGCCTATCTCCCCGTCAGGCCGGAAGGGTTCACAGCAACACTTGACGTGCCAGCTTTCGATGCAGAGGAGCCTGGATTACGAGCGGATCCTGAGCTCCCAGACATCTTATCGTCAAAAGCGGCCCTGAAAAACATCACGCCGCGAGTCGGAACTGAAATCCACAGCCTTCAACTCAGCCAGCTGACGGCAGCAGGGTTGGACCAGGTGGCCCTTCTGGCTGCTCAGAGAGGCGTTCTTGTCTTTGTGAGTTGA
- a CDS encoding uncharacterized protein (COG:G;~EggNog:ENOG410PMCF;~InterPro:IPR020846,IPR011701,IPR036259;~PFAM:PF07690;~TransMembrane:6 (o35-55i123-141o153-171i183-205o217-239i285-304o);~go_function: GO:0022857 - transmembrane transporter activity [Evidence IEA];~go_process: GO:0055085 - transmembrane transport [Evidence IEA]) — translation MGFAVQARSSTISQWITQVLHLDDPERVLVLKLDILLLVWAFVAGLTKVWIHWVLAMCNQALTNSIPKDMDQSATTQAYVSGMKEALSLYGNELVEFTTYFSIGYALAIVPSQMIQTLIRPSIFLPACEVVWGVLTLMTYATKNAKSVYALRFFLGIFESTSWPGLVSLIFNWYTPPELGKRLAIFGVSGVAGSMFLGILQAALYKNLNGAGGLEGWQWLFIVSGCITIFWGLIGFLIIPDSPSITRALWLTHAERRLAVTRMEKNNTETSKLIDYKRLFRKAKLITLSPLAWLYMAAYLQYAWSQRANSYFLLYLEGLEKANGEPRYRLDSKATHSSTDKD, via the exons ATGGGTTTCGCAGTTCAGGCAAGATCCTCGACGATTTCACAATGGATTACCCAGGTCCTCCACCTTGACGACCCAGAAAGGGTGCTTGTTTTGAAGCTTGATATTCTGCTGCTCGTCTGGGCATTTGTGGCAGGTCTTACAAAGGTTTGGATTCACTGGGTTCTCGCTATGTgcaaccaagccctaactaacAGTATTCCCAAGGATATGGATCAATCCGCGACAACGCAGGCATATGTGTCCGGAATGAAAGAAGCCTTGTCATTATACGGCAATGAGCTCGTCGAATTTACAACGTACTTTTCTATCGGATACGCTCTGGCCATCGTTCCTTCACAGATGATCCAGACTCTAATACGGCCTTCCATTTTCCTCCCTGCCTGCGAGGTTGTCTGGGGAGTTCTGACTCTCAT GACGTATGCGACAAAAAACGCCAAATCTGTTTATGCGCTTCGATTTTTCCTCGGAATATTTGAATCG ACATCGTGGCCTGGCTTGGTCAGCTTGATATTTAACTGGT ATACCCCGCCTGAACTCGGAAAGAGGCTGGCTATATTCGGTGTCAGCGGTGTTGCAGGAAGCATGTTTCTCGGCATTTTGCAAGCAGCGCTTTATAAGAATCTCAACGGGGCTGGGGGTCTTGAA GGTTGGCAATGGCTCTTCATTGTTAG TGGCTGCATCACGATATTCTGGGGTCTCATTGGCTTTTTGATCATTCCGGACTCTCCCAGTATTACCCGGGCCCTGTGGTTGACACACGCCGAGCGTCGCTTGGCTGTTACACGCATGGAGAAAAATAACACTGAGACCTCGAAGCTCATTGACTATAAGAGACTTTTCAGAAAGGCCAAGCTTATTACGCTTAGCCCCCTGGCGTGGCTTTATATGGCTGCCTACCTTCAGTATGCCTGGAGCCAAAGGGCTAACAgctattttcttttatatctcGAG GGCCTTGAAAAGGCAAATGGTGAACCGCGTTACAGGTTGGACTCCAAAGCTACGCATTCCTCAACTGACAAAGACTAA
- a CDS encoding uncharacterized protein (COG:G;~EggNog:ENOG410QDIS;~InterPro:IPR036259;~TransMembrane:3 (o6-22i34-55o67-88i)): MAFYFLTFATAAWGYSLLAWLAEILRKEPEARSLLVGASVTLVYVGHATIPLRAWRTADSPTYPVGFPLATAFAGGSILAILGMYFYVKSHSYILERGLEPALESSAESDGDSKDTGSNFGKQALDRVSEVRS, encoded by the exons ATGGCTTTCTATTTCTTAACTTTTGCCACAGCCGCATGGGG CTACTCACTTCTCGCCTGGTTGGCAGAAATTCTCAGAAAAGAGCCGGAAGCCCGTTCGCTTCTCGTCGGTGCTTCTGTCACCCTTGTTT ATGTCGGACATGCGACTATACCTCTCCGCGCATGGCGGACCGCCGATAGCCCTACGTACCCAGTTGGGTTCCCACTTGCTACTGCATTTGCAGGAGGCAGTATTTTGGCGATACTGGGGATGTATTTCTATGTAAAAAG CCATTCATACATCTTGGAACGGGGATTAGAGCCTGCGCTAGAATCTTCAGCAGAGTCTGACGGGGATAGTAAGGATACAGGCAGCAATTTTGGAAAGCAAGCCCTCGATAGAGTGTCTGAAGTGCGGTCGTAA
- a CDS encoding stromal membrane-associated protein (COG:T;~EggNog:ENOG410PHZ5;~InterPro:IPR001164,IPR037278,IPR038508;~PFAM:PF01412;~go_function: GO:0005096 - GTPase activator activity [Evidence IEA]), protein MSRRPNPAQAAQNQQTIKSLLKLDSNKTCADCKRNKHPRWASWNLGIFICIRCSGIHRGMGTHISRVKSVDLDAWTDEQLQSVVSWGNARANKYWEAKLAPGHVPSEAKIENFIRTKYESKRWVMDGQMPNPATLDVGDDDVPLAVVQEKAKIERSASQRVAATSQPPVQHRRPQPSIDLFADDDVAPPVRPSTTEPSIRAPPKQPQAVPTQAAPKPTRPGDSLLGLDFFGSTQPAVDSRPASVASTPGARMSRPDLKQSILSLYSKPPPAPAQHERTPSFGELASPPPPSTSSSNMGGLTDAFSGLSFPSTSSLAQKPAEKPSPFAGLTNFGNAKSSPAAPKVTSPTPSTGSTGGGLFDSLTSPTIPPAKPQSRTPSVSSNSHDFGGFSSFQSPPPAPKPNPPSSSLSNDLFGLSSPPISTTTTSPPPVQSPPPVTAPQPDLSSAFNLSNPAPKPADPPKPVSTTTSIPSLNPAAIDPWGSNAWSTPEPEPAAAPAPSQPSSMMKLPDTLTANDVGSGWGASPTASKPPAPSVTEDEDFGGWASAAPVSSTTSTAAPPKPAGGFGGSDDLFSNVWE, encoded by the exons ATGTCTCGCCGTCCCAACCCCGCCCAGGCGGCTCAGAATCAGCAAACTATCAAATCTCTCTTGAAACTCGATTCCAACAAGACATGCGCCGATTGCAAACGCAATAAAC ACCCGCGATGGGCGTCCTGGAACCTCGGAATATTCATTTGCATTCGTTGCTCGGGCATACACAGGGGTATGGGCACCCATATCAGCAGAGTGAAATCGGTAGATCTTGATGCGTGGACCGACGAGCAACTCCAAAGTGTAGTGAGTTGGGGCAATGCCAGAGCCAATAA ATATTGGGAAGCAAAACTGGCGCCCGGCCATGTTCCATCTGAAGC GAAAATAGAGAATTTCATTAGAACTAAATATGAATCCAAGCGTTGGGTTATGGATGGCCAAATGCCCAACCCCGCAACATTGGATgttggcgacgacgatgtt CCGCTGGCTGTCGTTCAGGAGAAAGCAAAGATTGAGCGCTCCGCTTCGCAAAGAGTGGCAGCCACCAGCCAACCGCCAGTGCAACATCGCCGCCCACAGCCTTCGATTGATCTCTttgccgatgacgacgttgCTCCTCCGGTTCGGCCTAGCACTACTGAGCCCTCGATTCGAGCTCCCCCCAAGCAGCCACAGGCTGTTCCAACACAGGCTGCCCCGAAACCGACACGGCCCGGAGACTCCCTGCTCGGCCTCGATTTCTTCGGCAGTACACAGCCAGCAGTGGATAGTCGCCCTGCCAGCGTCGCGTCCACGCCAGGGGCTAGGATGTCTAGGCCAGACCTTAAACAGTCTATCCTATCTCTTTATTCCAAGCCTCCGCCTGCCCCGGCGCAGCATGAACGTACGCCTTCGTTTGGGGAGCTAGCTTCCCCGCCCCCACCATCCACGTCGTCGTCCAACATGGGCGGTTTGACCGATGCGTTCAGCGGGTTGAGCTTCCCAAGCACCTCTTCTCTAGCCCAAAAGCCTGCAGAGAAGCCGTCACCTTTCGCAGGTCTGACGAACTTTGGCAACGCTAAGTCGTCTCCTGCGGCGCCCAAGGTGACCTCGCCCACACCTTCAACTGGAAGCACTGGCGGTGGCTTGTTTGACAGTCTTACATCTCCTACTATCCCTCCTGCTAAACCGCAATCCCGTACTCCCTCGGTTTCGTCCAACAGCCACGACTTCGGCGGATTTTCCAGTTTCCAATCCCCGCCGCCGGCGCCCAAGCCAAACccgccctcgtcatctcTGTCTAACGACCTATTTGGACTATCCTCTCCCCCGATCTCTacaaccaccacctcccCACCCCCAGTGCAATCCCCACCACCAGTTACAGCCCCTCAACCGGATCTAAGCTCTGCATTTAATCTCAGCAACCCGGCGCCCAAGCCAGCAGACCCGCCCAAGCCAGTAAGCACGACGACTTCCATTCCCAGTCTCAACCCGGCCGCTATCGACCCATGGGGCTCGAACGCTTGGAGCaccccagaaccagaacccgccgccgccccggctccctcccagccctcctcTATGATGAAACTCCCCGACACGCTGACAGCCAACGACGTCGGTTCTGGCTGGGGCGCCTCCCCAACTGCATCCAAACCACCCGCGCCCTCTGTCacggaggatgaagactttggtggctgggcCAGTGCGGCCCCCGTATCTTCTACAACGAGTACAGCAGCTCCACCTAAACCGGCAGGCGGGTTTGGAGGATCTGATGACCTGTTTTCTAATGTCTGGGAGTAA